CGCGAAGGGCAGGCGCGCGGAGGCCGTCCCTTCGCCCAAGAGCGCGAACGCGCCGGCGGCCACGTACTTGTCGAGCCAGGGGGTCCAGCGCCAGACCAGGTCTGTCCCGAACTCACGCCCGATCTCCTGCGAGATCAGGTCCTTGCCGACCCGCGCCTCCGGAATGCCGTGCACCAGGATGCTGCGCGCGAGCAGCGCAGTCTCCGCTTCGTCGACCCAGAGCAGGGGCCGGCCCAGCCCGTAGAGTGTGAGACCGGCACACACTGCGAGCAGCGCGGCCGGAGCGGCAACCCTGCGCAACAAGCGCGTCCAGGGTAACTCAGGCGGCCCCGGGCCGGGTGTATCTTGCGTGCGTGAGGACGGAGGCGTTGCTCATGGCCGCGGCGTTCCTCGGGGCGTGCGCAACCCCCGCCCCGCGCGTGCTGACCGGTGAGCTCGAGCAGAGCACGCGCGACGGGAGCGGGTCGGTCCGGGACTGCATGACCGGCGAGGTGTTCGCGCTCCGGACCCTCACGAGCGGTCAGTGGCAGCGCGCTGCGGCCCTCGCGGCCCGGCGCGACGGCGCGAGCGACGCGCAGGTGATCGTCGCGCTCGAAGGCGAGATCTCCGACGGCTCGCCGCGCTCGTTCTCGGTGAGCCGCGTGGTCGAGATGTGGCGCGGCACGTGCGACGATCCGCTCCCGGGCCGCTGAGCGATGTCGAAATCCGGCGGCGCCGAACGACCAGGTGCGTCCCCCAAAACCGAGAGGAGCCGACGCATGCGCTACGCCTGTCTGATCTATTTCGACCCGAAGGTCGTGTTCGACCAGAGCCCGGAGTCCAACGCCGTGCTGGCCGAGGCCGGCCCGTTCGACGAGCGGCTGAAGGGCACCGGCCAGCTCGTGATGGGGCTGCCGCTCCAGCTCCCGAAGGAGGCCATGACCGTGCGGGTGCGCGACGGCAAGATGTCCGCGACCGACGGCCCCTTCATCGAGACCAAGGAGGTGCTGGGCGGGCTCGTGCTGCTCGAGGCGCGCGACCTGAACGAGGCCGTGCGCATCGCGGCGCAGAACCCGTTCGCGCGGCTCGGCGCGATCGAGGTGCGGCCGCTCGTGGACTTCTCCAAGCCCCGGCCGCGGCTGTGACTGCCGGCGCGGCCAGCGCGCGCGACGCGCTCGAGGCGGCCTACCGCCGCGAGTCACGGCGCGTGCTGGCCACGCTCGTGCGGCTGCTCGGCGACTTCGACGCCGCGGAGGAGGCGCTGCACGAGGCCTTCGCCGCCGCCGCCGAGTGCTGGCCGCGCGAGGGCGTGCCGGCCAAGCCCGGCGCGTGGCTGGTCTCCGCGGGCCGCTTCAAGACGATCGACCGCTGGCGCCGGCAGGCGCGGCTCGCCGGCGTGCTGCGCGAGCTCGCGCCGCACGCGGAGCCGGTGACCGAGCCGGTGGAGCTCGCGCCGATCGCCGACGACGAGCTGCGGCTGATCTTCACCTGCGCTCACCCCGCGCTGCCGCCCGACGCGCGCATCGCGCTCACCTTGCGCGAAGTCGGCGGACTCACGACCGAGGAGATCGCGCGCGCCTATCTCGTGCCGGCGCCCACGATCGCGCAGCGCATCGTGCGCGCGAAGGCCAGGATCCGCGACGAGTCACTGCCCTACGAGGTGCCGGGTCCGGCGGATCTCCCGGCGCGGCTCGAGAGCGTGCTGGCCGTGATCTACCTGATCTTCAACGAGGGCTACGCCGCGACGGGCGGAGACTCGCTGACACGCGCGGACCTGTGCGCCGAGGCGATCCGGCTGGGCGGGCTCCTGGTCGAGCTGCTCGACGATCCCGAAGCGCTGGGCCTGCTCGCGCTGATGCGCCTGCACGAGGCGCGGCGCGCCACGCGCGTCGACCCGTCGGGGGAGCTCTTGCTGCTCGAGCAGCAGGACCGCACGCGCTGGGACCGCAGCGCGATCGCCGAGGCGCGCGCGCTCGTCGACCGCGCGCTCGCCGCCCGGCGCGTCGGTCCCTACCTGCTGCAGGCGGCGATCGCCGCCGTGCACGCCGAGGCCCCGAGCGCGCGAGACACGGACTGGGCGGAGATCGTGGCGCTGTACGATGTGCTGCTGCGCGTCGCCCCGACGCCGGTGGTGGCGCTGAACCGCGCCGCGGCCATCGGCCTGCGCGACGGGCCCGCGGCCGGGCTCGCGGCGATCGACGCAGCGCTGGGGCAGGGCGGGCTCGAGCGCTACGGCTACGCGCACGCCGCGCGCGCGGAGATGCTGCGGCGGCTGGGCCGGACGGCCGAGGCGGGTGAGTCGTACCGGCGCGCGCTCGCGCTCACGGGTCAGCCCGCGGAGCAGCGCTTTCTCGCGCGGCGCCTGGCGGAGCTAGCGGCCGCTGGCGGCGCTGCTCTCCAGGTAGCCCGTGACGAGCCGGGTCGTCTCGGCGATGAAGCGCGCGGAGTCGAGCGGGCGGGCGCCCGCGACGAGCCGGTGCACGAGTGACTCGATGGTCGTGACCACGATGCGCGCGGCCAGCTCGGCGTCGGCCGGGCGCGCATAGCGATCGGCCAGCCGGGCCGCGGCGAGCCCGACCGCCGACTCCTCGAGGCGCGCCAGCTCGCCGCGCAGCGACGCGGCGCGGGGCGACTCCTCGAACAGCACCTGGTGGAGGCGCCGGTCGGCCGCGTGCACCTCCACCAGCGCGGTCACCGCGCGGCGCACCAGTGACTCGAGCTCGGATCCCGCGCCGGCCAGGGCGGCGAGCAGCGCGCGCGTGCCGTCCTCGATGTGCGCCCGCACCAGCGCGGCCAGGATCGCGTCCTTGTTGGGGTAGTACTGGTACAGCGAGCCGACCGAGATTCCGGCCTGCGCGGCGATGCGGTTGGTGGTGCCGCCCGCGTAGCCGTGTCGCGCGAAGGTGCGGCGCGCGGCCTCGAGAACGCGAGCCTGCGTCGCCAGCGAGCGTGCCTGGCGCGGACTTTTCCTCGGCCGGAGCCGCATTTCGAGCGCGTTCTTCGCCATCGGAAAGCGAGTAGCCAAATGTGAGGGATTGCTCGCATTGTACTCCGGTGCTTCGGACGCTGCTCGTACTCGACGCCCTCTTCGCCGTCGCCGCCTTCGGGCTGCGGACGCTCCTGCACTGGCGCCGGACGGGCGACAGCGGCTGGCGACTCGGGCGTCCGCACTCCGGCGCGGAAGGGCTGGCACGCGCGCTCATGCTCGCCTCGGCGCCGCTCCTGCTGGCGGCGCTCTGGCGCGACGGACCGACTCACTCGCCGCTCGGTCTCGGGCTCATGCTCGCGGGGCTCGGCCTCGCGCTCGCCGCGCAGTGGAACATGGGGGCCGCCTGGCGGATCGGCGTCGACCCGGCCGAGCGCACGGAACTGGTGAGGCGCGGCCTCTACCGGAGCATCCGCAACCCGATCTACAGCGGCATGCTGCTGTTCGTCGCGGGCCAGGCGCTCCTGACTCCAGGCGCGTGGGCCGGCGCCGCCCTGGCCGCGCTGGCGCTCGGCGTCGAGCTCCAGGTGCGCGGGGTCGAGGAGCCCTATCTCGCGGCGACTCACGGCGCGCGCTTCGCGGAGTGGGCGGCGCAGGCCGGGCGCTTCGCGCCGTTCGTCGGCCGGCTGCGGCGCTAGCCGCGCCTCGGCTCGCGTAGGCCGCCTGCAAACGGCGAGCCTGGGATCCCTACCGGACGGTCCTGCTGCGCTCGCGCCTCGTGCCCTGGGGGCCGTGCTACCTTGGGGGCCCCCGAGGAGCCCCCCAGGTGAGTCGCGCCCGAAGTCACTGGCCGCTGTATCTCGCCGCGCTCGCCTTCGCGCTCCAGACCGCGGTCCTGCTCTGGCTGTCCCGGCGGCTCACGGACGGGCACCTCGTCTACGCGCTCGACGACGCCTACATCCACATGGCCATGGCGAAGAACCTCGCCCACCACGGAGTCTGGGGCGTCACTCCGTTCGGGTTCAGCTCGTCGTCGTCGTCGCCCTTGTGGGTGGTGATCCTGGCGGCGATCGAGCGCGGCTTCGGCGGCGTTGGGCTGGCTCCGCTGCTGCTCAACCTGGTCTCGGGGCTCGGGCTCTTGGCGCTGGGTCACTTCGCGCTGCGCGACTTCGCGGTCTCGCGCGGACAGGCCGCCGCAGCGCTGCTCGCGCTGGTCGTGTTCCTGCCCATGGCCCCGCTCGCGCTGGTCGCCATGGAGCACTTGCTGCAGACCGCCCTCGCGCTCGGCTTCGCCTGGCAGATCGTGCGGCAGGCCCGGCGCCCCACGCGCAGCGGCACGGCCGTGCTGCTCGCGCTCGGCTTCGCGCTCGCGGCGCTGCGCTACGAGGACTTGGCGCTCGCGCTCGCGGGCGCGGCCGTGCTGGCGTTCCGCCGGCGCAGGGTCGACGCGCTGCTCCTGAGCGTCGCGGCGCTGGCGGCCCCCGCGGCCTACGCGGCGCTCGCGCTCGCGCACGGCGAGACGCCGATCCCGAACTCACTCCTGCTCAAGGGCAACCTGCCGCATGCAGGCCTCTCGGGTCTGATCCACCTGCTGGGCTACACGGCCTGCGTTCAGCTCTCCATGAACCCGCACATGCTCGTGCTGATGGTGGGCGGCCTGTTCGCGGTCGGGGCCGTGCGCGGGCAGAAGCAGGGCAGAGGGCCGGTCGTGCGGACGCTGCTCTTCCTGTGTCTCGCCACCACGCTGTTCCAGCTGCAGTTCGGGGGCTTCGGCTCGTTCTACCGCTACGAGGCCTATCTCGTGGCGCTCTGGCTGCTCGCGATCGCGGCCGCGCTGCCGGCGCTGGTGGAGTCACTGGGCGCGCGCATGCGCCGCGGCTCCGACGTGGCGCTGCTGGCGTGCGGGCTCGCGCTGTTCGGGGTTCCGCTGGCCGTGCGCTTCGTGCAGGCCACGATCAACGCGCCGGTCGCCACGCGCAACATCTACGAGCAGCAATACCAGATGGGGCGCTTCCTGGCCCGCTACTACCCGGAGCGCGGGGTCGCGGTGAACGACATCGGTGCGGTGGACTATCTCGCCGAGCTGCGTCTGCTCGATCTGTGGGGCCTGGCGAACAGCGACGTGATGCGCGCGCGGCGCGCGAAGCAGTACGGCGCCGGTGAGATCGAGGAGCTGGCGCGGGTCCACGGCACCGAGGTCGCGGTGATCTACGCCGATTGGTTCGACGGCTCGGGCGGCCTGCCGCCGGGCTGGGTGCGCGTGGGTCAGTGGACGATCGCCGACAACCGCATCTGCGGCGGGCCGACCGTGACCTTCTTCGCTGTGATTCCAGGCGAGGCCCCCGCGCTGGCCGCGCACCTGCGTGAATTCTCGAGCGAGCTGCCCGCCACCGTGGCGCAGCGCGGCGCCTACCTGTCGGCCAGCAACTGACTCACTGTCCGGAGCTGGTCTCGACCGCGGCCCCGTTGTCGCTGATGCCCATGCTGCGGATCTGTACGCGCAGCGACTTGGCGCTGCCCTTGGTCACGACCTGGCAGCGCATGAACTTGCCCGAGCCGAAGTTGCTAGGCAGCTCGATGCAGGCCAGGCCGCCCACGATCGGGTTCGGGAAGGCGCAGCCGTTCTCCGGGGACCCAGCGAAGACTTCGCCGTTCTCGTCGATGAACTCGACCGACGTGACCATGACCGGCTTCGTGGTCACGTTGCTCACCGAGCACTCCACGGCTCCGCTGGTCTCAGTGGGGAAGACCTTGCTCCAGCGGACCATACCGGTCGAGATCGTTGCCGCCGATGCCGCACCTGCGCACAGCAGCGCCGTGATCACCCCCAGAACGCACCCGATCCGGACCGACATGCCCCGTCCCTCGCAGAAGTGAGTGGGGCGCCATCCTCTCACATCCGGTGATCCCTGCCACAGGGCGCGGCGGCCGGTCTGCCGATGGGAAACACATGCGCAACTCCACTCTCGCTCTCGCCGCGCTCGCGCTTTCCGGCTGCGTGCAGACCGTAGCCGTGAACGGCGAGCTCCAGCCGAAGAACGCCATTCCCGACAAGTCGGTCGAAGCCGTGGGCGTGGTGTGCAGCCCGGCGCTGCTCTCGCACACGGCGCACGGCCGCTCGTGGCTCGTGGCCTACGAGCTCCCGCTGGGCCAGTCACTCTGCAGGGGGCTGGTCGAGGCCACGCGCGGCGCCTACCGCAGCGCCGAGAGCTCGGTCGAGCCCTACAAGGGCCAGTACGCGCGCGTGATCAAGTACGACCTGGCGCGCAGCTCGCTCGACTTCGAGTCACAGCCCGACGGCTCCCGGCGCGTCGCCTACGGCGTCGAGGTGGTGGTCGAGAAATACAGCCGCGACCTGCGCCTGCAGAGCCGCAACGTCGTCGCGGGCAACGCGCTCGTCGACGGCAACTCCGGCACGCGCGAGGAGTGCGTGCAGCGCGCGGCCGCGGCCGCCCTGCAGGAGGTCGTGGACAAGACCACGGGCTTCCTGGTGGCCGGGCTCGGTGACGGGCCGCGCCAGCACAAGAAGGCGGCGAAGCAGACCAAGACCTCGAAGCGCTAGGGGTCGAACTTCATCCGGAACAGGATCCGGTCGCGCTCCGGGCGTTCCCAGACCCAGAAGTCCTCGCTGCGGTCCTTCACGCGCGCCAGCTCGTTCGTGAAGCCGAGTGACGCCCACGCGAGCGCGTCGGGATAGTCTCTCGCGCCCGCGATCTCCATCAGCCAGCGCCGCGGGTGCTCCGGGTCGGGCTTCGCGCTCCAGCGCCCGAAGTTCAGGATGGCGGACGACAGCGTGGTGGTGCGCGCCAAGTCGCGCCCGAACGCCTCGTGCCGCTCCTTCGGGTCACTCTTGCGGCCGAAGCTCGCCGACTGCATGTACTCGAGCTGGCCGTAGAGACCACCGTCGAGCAGCCGGCGCGCAGAGCGAGCGCCGCGCTTCACGTGGTACTCGTTCTTGCCGCCGCCCTCGACGTCGCGCAGCAGCTCGGCCAGGCGCGCGTAGGCCCGCACGTCGTACCACTCGTGCGCGAGCACGGGCGTCCCGAGCAGCTCGAGGTCCGGCGGCTTGAGCCAGCGGGAGAGCTCGTCGCGCTTCAGCCGCCCCGAGGCGAGCAGCTTCTGCACGTCTTCGACCAGGCTGACGAAGACCGAGCCCTTGATCGACGGAACCGTCGGCACACGGCACCTCCCGGATCTCTCCCATCGGCGGGGCCGGCCGCCGCCTTGACGCTCACTTCGGCGAGTGACTCGCCAGGCGCAATACGGGCGGGTCGAGCAGGGCGCCGCTGCCCCAGATGGTCACCGCGGTGCGGACGGCCTCGCGGCGTGACACGCCCAGCCGTTCGGCGAAGCGCGGATCGGCGGCCTCGGTCACCAGGTGGTCGAGCATGAGGAGGGCGACGTTCGGGTTCAGCTCCGGGCGCAGGAACGGGCCGAGGATGGGCGCCGCCGCGCGCTTGCGCGCCTCGATCTCGGCGTTGAAGCGCGCCCAGCTCTCCGGGTGGTCGCGGTGCAGGTCCTGGAAGAAGGCGGGGGAGACGTGGGCCAGGCTGGCGGTCCAGGCGTCGGCCCAGGCGAGCAGCCGCTCGAGCGCGGCCTCGCAGTCGTCGACCCTCACCAGGTCGAGCGAGTCGATCGCCGCGAGCTCGAGCGCCCAGGCCTCGACCACGGCCGCGACCAGCTCGTCTTTCGAGGCGAAGTGTTTGTAGAGGGTCATCGCGCTCATCCGCAGCTCGGAAGCGAGTTCCCCCATCACCACCCCGCGGATGCCCGAGCGTTTGGCCTTGGCCGAGAAGGCCACCAGGATGCGCTCGCGCACGCGCGCGGCGTCGTCCGGATCGGGCGCGCGGGCGGGGCGTGCGGCGGACCTCTTGGGCGTGCGTCGGGCCATGTCTCCCCCTTGATCATCTCACGGAATTTCTACTGAGTAACAAAAAAACTCTTGCGTTACTCTGGATCTCATCCACACAATGCCTCCGGTCCGACCCCTCCGGGTCGGAAGAGGGAGGCCAATCATCGTGTCGAACGACTCGCTTCGTATTCTGACCGCGCTGGCGTTCGCTCTCGTGCTCGCGAGCCCCGCGCGCTCCGCGACGGACCTCATCTACTCGAGCCATGGGGGCTCGGCCCAGTGGAGCTACTGCTACGGCAAGGCCGATTCTACGGCGCTGCCCGTCGACCCGCGCACGCTCGTGCAGCCGGGAGTCAGCGACAACCGCGCCGTCTCGTTCAACGCGTTCTGGAAGGACTGTCACGTCGATCCGGTCGCCGTGCAGGAGGAAGGTCACCCGACCACCTGCGGGGAGCTGCGCGCGCGCTTCTACCGCGGCGAGGCGCTGCTGCACACCGGCGGCCCCGGCGTCGGCGCGCTGTTCACGGGCAACGATCCGACCACGGTCGAATCGCTGTTCGGCAGCTCGACGATGACCGCGGCGCAATACAACGCGCTGTGGCTGTCGTGGGGCGGCTTTCTGCTGCGCCCCGACAACTTCGATCAGCTCGTGGCCGAGCGCTACGGCTCGGGCTTCGGGCCCAACCCCAACCCCTACCCGAAGCCCGGCGAGGATCCGAACAAGAGCAACGGCGGCAGCGGCCGGCTGCCCGAGATGTTCACCCAGCTGCGCAACCCCGACGGGAAGTGGAGCGGTCGCATCGGAATCACCTGCCACGCTTGTCACAGCGGCGTGGTGAACGGCTCGGTCGCTTACGGCGGGGGCTCGAGCCTCGCCGACCTCCATCTGATCCTGCGCGACGGGCTGCCGCTCGGCTACCTGCCGGGGCTCGCGGCGCTGGCGAACCTGGACCGCACGCGCGGCACGAACAACGCCAGTGACATCAACCTCGCGTTCCTGTTCCCCGACCAGGGAACGCTCTCGCTCGACACCGTGCTGGGCGTGCTGTCTTCGGGCTCGACGGCCGACATCGACACGCCGGCCTGGTGGAACATGGGTCACCGCGCGGTGAAGTTCCAAGACGGCGTGTTTCCGATGGACGCGCCGCGCGTCGACATGGTGTTCTACACGCCGTTCTTCGGCCTGTTCGGGTCGCTCGGCGGCCCGATCTCCGAGGCGGGGCAGGACTGGATGCGCGGCCATGGTCCCGATCTGAACACCTGGATCGAGACACTCAAGGCGCCGGCGTATCCCGGCACGATCAACACGGCGCTGGCCGAGCAGGGCGCGGTGCTCTTCCACACGCTCGACCTGTGGGCGCCCGCGCGCAACAACCCGGTGGCGCGACCGGCCACGGGCAACGGCTCCTGCGCCAGCTGTCACGGGGCCTACGCGCCGCGCTACGTGAACGACCCGGCGTATCTCAAGACGCCCGCGCTCGAGGGCATGGCGTCGTACATCACCCCGCAGCGCATCATCCAGACCGATCCGGTGCGCATGCAGACCAACAACCAGGCCGTGCAGGTCGCGGGCGCGAGCAACTTCTTCGGCTATCCGACCACGTCGGGCACGCCGAACGACTGCGGCCCGCAGAACCGCGCCGACCTGCGCGGCAGCCGCGAGCTCGGCTATCTCGCGCAGCCGCTCTACGGCGTGTGGGCCTCGGCGCCGTATCTCCACAACGGCTCCGTGCCCAACGTCTGGGAGGTGCTGAAGCCCAGCGACCGCAAGCCCCTCTGGCGCCGGCGCTCGAAGTCACCGCGCATCGATCAGACCGGCCGCGTGATCATGGGCTACGACACGGCCATGAGCGCGTACGACACGGCCAAGCTCGGCTGGAAGTACGACACCATCACCTGCCAGAAGCCAACGCTCTTGAATCCGTTCCCGTCGCAGTATCTCGCATGTGACCCGCAGGACGATCCGATCACCGCCTGGTACAACCAGATCCTGTTCTCGCTCTACAGCAACGTCGCCCTGGCCTGGAACGTGCTCTTCCCGCCGACGATCACCAACCAGCAGATCGAGGACCGCAAGATCTACAACGTGTACATGTACGGCCAGGGCAACAGCGGCCACACCTTCACGTCGGTGCTCACCGACGCCGAACGGCAGGCGCTGATCGAGTATCTGAAGACCTTGTAGGAGGAGGTCGAGCGAAGGCCGCCCTGAGCGAGACCCGCAAGGGGCGGAGCCCCGCGCAGTGAGCCGGAGGCGAACGAAGTGAATTGGTCGGGGCGCGCCGTCGCGGAGGGCGGCGCGCCCGGAAGGAAGCGGTCGCCTCTCAGACACAGAACTCGTGGATCAGGGGCGCGACCCCCTCCGCGGCGGCGTTGTGAGTCTGTCCCGGGAGCTCGCGCAGCTTTGCGCCCGGGATCGTGTTCGCCACGGTCTCGACCGCGCGATGCATCCAGGCGGGACTCTTCCCGCCCACGCCGAGCAACGTGGGCACGCGCACCGAGCTCATCACCGAGACGAGCTCGCGCGGCAGCGGCCGGCCCGGACGGTCGCCGAGCTGCGCGAAGTCGTAGGGCAGGGTGTGCGCGACGGCCTTGAGCTTCGGCCACACGTTCGGGAGCAGCCGCATCGCGAAGATTCCGAAGGCCGGCACGCCGACCACCTTCATGAACAGCGCGACCGCGGCGCCTCGCTGGCCTCGTGCCAGCAGCGCGTCGATGCGCGAGCGATAGGAGTCGAGCAGCTCGACGTCGAAGCCGGCCTCCTCGAGCACGTACGGCGGC
This region of Myxococcota bacterium genomic DNA includes:
- a CDS encoding YciI family protein, whose protein sequence is MRYACLIYFDPKVVFDQSPESNAVLAEAGPFDERLKGTGQLVMGLPLQLPKEAMTVRVRDGKMSATDGPFIETKEVLGGLVLLEARDLNEAVRIAAQNPFARLGAIEVRPLVDFSKPRPRL
- a CDS encoding RNA polymerase sigma factor is translated as MTAGAASARDALEAAYRRESRRVLATLVRLLGDFDAAEEALHEAFAAAAECWPREGVPAKPGAWLVSAGRFKTIDRWRRQARLAGVLRELAPHAEPVTEPVELAPIADDELRLIFTCAHPALPPDARIALTLREVGGLTTEEIARAYLVPAPTIAQRIVRAKARIRDESLPYEVPGPADLPARLESVLAVIYLIFNEGYAATGGDSLTRADLCAEAIRLGGLLVELLDDPEALGLLALMRLHEARRATRVDPSGELLLLEQQDRTRWDRSAIAEARALVDRALAARRVGPYLLQAAIAAVHAEAPSARDTDWAEIVALYDVLLRVAPTPVVALNRAAAIGLRDGPAAGLAAIDAALGQGGLERYGYAHAARAEMLRRLGRTAEAGESYRRALALTGQPAEQRFLARRLAELAAAGGAALQVARDEPGRLGDEARGVERAGARDEPVHE
- a CDS encoding TetR/AcrR family transcriptional regulator; translation: MAKNALEMRLRPRKSPRQARSLATQARVLEAARRTFARHGYAGGTTNRIAAQAGISVGSLYQYYPNKDAILAALVRAHIEDGTRALLAALAGAGSELESLVRRAVTALVEVHAADRRLHQVLFEESPRAASLRGELARLEESAVGLAAARLADRYARPADAELAARIVVTTIESLVHRLVAGARPLDSARFIAETTRLVTGYLESSAASGR
- a CDS encoding methyltransferase produces the protein MLRTLLVLDALFAVAAFGLRTLLHWRRTGDSGWRLGRPHSGAEGLARALMLASAPLLLAALWRDGPTHSPLGLGLMLAGLGLALAAQWNMGAAWRIGVDPAERTELVRRGLYRSIRNPIYSGMLLFVAGQALLTPGAWAGAALAALALGVELQVRGVEEPYLAATHGARFAEWAAQAGRFAPFVGRLRR
- a CDS encoding TetR/AcrR family transcriptional regulator — its product is MARRTPKRSAARPARAPDPDDAARVRERILVAFSAKAKRSGIRGVVMGELASELRMSAMTLYKHFASKDELVAAVVEAWALELAAIDSLDLVRVDDCEAALERLLAWADAWTASLAHVSPAFFQDLHRDHPESWARFNAEIEARKRAAAPILGPFLRPELNPNVALLMLDHLVTEAADPRFAERLGVSRREAVRTAVTIWGSGALLDPPVLRLASHSPK
- a CDS encoding alpha/beta hydrolase — its product is MDTVISADGTRIAFERQGNGPPLVLCDGALCRRSFGPMAKLAALLAPHFTVLHYDRRGRGDSRDTAPYSVGREVEDLAALIDALGGSAHVYGASSGAALAMRAAAAGAGVRRLVMFEPPYVLEEAGFDVELLDSYRSRIDALLARGQRGAAVALFMKVVGVPAFGIFAMRLLPNVWPKLKAVAHTLPYDFAQLGDRPGRPLPRELVSVMSSVRVPTLLGVGGKSPAWMHRAVETVANTIPGAKLRELPGQTHNAAAEGVAPLIHEFCV